The window TCAGTGGCGAGCTGAAGCCGAAGGCAGAGACAcagacaaatcacgatattttgggATAACCGAgtacaataattgttttatcattcgatgactgagtttgtttttcacaaatcccaacaattaaatcactTCTGAAAGCTCAGTAAcgcgaactgccattttcacacatAGCGTCGTTTCAgttacgcatgagcagaatattatttgcagcaaggCAGTTATTTTCAGGTCATGCGGTGGGCTctcagccaatgaaaaggaagggaaAATACATCAAACGATAATCGATTTTGTTCGATTCCGTCAGTAAATCGTCAACTCTTATTTTGCACCCTTGTTGATGAATTTACTGCCGTTTAAGGGCGATTTCACCTTGATGGAGATAAATTTATCTTTCCAAAAAGCTTTCTTCAATATTTCGTGATGCTAAAGATcttccttgtttgtttttcaactgAGCTGCAGAATATTCGTAAAACACTCGAAACACTCCGCACGGCAACATTTCGTAACAAGTTCTTTAAGTTGAAATTACAGAAATTTGCCATCCCGATTGAAGTCTCTTCCAACATGTCGAAACTATTAATTTCCTCTCGTATACCGATGATTAATAACTGGAGTCCTCATATTATAACCTGTCGCGATCTGACGTGGGCAACGCGAGAGCGAGGGACTAATCCCCCGAGGGTATGCAATACACGCGCGCTTGCTCGCATTTTCTTGGGTTCTCTGTCCAGTCGGCAAACTCATAGGCAATAACTTTTAACCTCTGAAACACTTGAGTGGTTCACTGATTTCTCCCTAACTTATTTTGATGAATGAAAAAGGATTGGCTGGACTGTCGAATTATTGGGTCTTTGCCTGCATTGAAACTTTGTTAagtttcattcaaatttcttcaaaccaaAGTAGCAGTCAAAATATCTTAATTAAGGAATGACCTGTTGGTTACtaaaatgagatcattttggGTATGTCTACACTATACCGGATATTTCTTTCGCCGAAATGAAAATCATATCGGATAGGGCTTTTAATTGTTTACGCATAGTAACGTTTTCGGAACTTCTGTGAAAGAAGGACTCTGCACCGCTTCAACTTAAAATCAATCTTTATGTATAGGATAGGCTTCTGTGcaacttttaaacttgttttgtaAGCCAGGAAAAAGTCGTCGTCAAAGAGCAAGTAATCTAACTCTTTTCCTCTGTATCTATAAAAACCCGTTTCAGTCATCAAAGCTTTGAGAATTATTTCCTTGTTCTCTTCTTGAGAACATGTTTAAGGCAATCTCTTCAGAATGAGCAAACCATGCTTTCTTTTCCCGAAagaggtgaatgaaatgaaattcgcttattatatttattcatttatttttgttttaggtCCTTTTCGCTATTGTGGtattgctttattattattaattcgtGATGTCCTTGCACCCTTATCGTGATGAGGAGTTAAATCATTTCAAGTGTTTGTCTCTGGTTTTAAATGAATTCCCAAAGGCTTTACGTCAGACTTTTAAGGCGATGTGGGACACCACCATTGGGCGTCGCCCTGGCTACCAGTTTTGGGATGACTCCACTGCTGTGAGAAATCTCTTTGTCTCTACAGAGGGAGGGACAACTAAAGTTCCTACACACCAGTCGTACAATGAATGGGATTGCACCGCATTCTTCCAGGCTACCATCTTTGCAAAGTCCTTCAGTATTCATTCCAAAACACTGAATGATTTGTATGTGAAGCCCCGAGCTGTTCCTTATGGAAGTTTCCATGGATCTGTGTTGAGCCCAGTAGGAGATAATGCCGAGACCTTTGCACTGGCTATTGATCAGCTTCGGCGTTTGAGGAATGCAGTTTGTCATTCTTCTCGCTTGGAGATGGACAAAGCAACATTTGACCAGAACATTCAGTACGCTAAAGAAGCGTTCAAAGCTCTAGGAATTCCAATTGCATCGATTGATGCTATTGGAAGTTTGAATGCATCTGACTTTCCGACAACAGAAGTCCGTAAGTGGGAACAACAGGTAAGGGAAGAGAAGCAAGCATACATAAAAAAGTTAGAGGAGTCCTTAAAGGAGAGCCTCACTGGCAACAAAGAGGTCGCGGAGGGCTTGAGGATGCAACAGGAAGATATAAGTGCGTTAGGGAAGGAGATCCATGAGCTAAGAAAGAAGGAAGAGGAACGATGTAAAGAAGCAGAAAAAACAGGTAAAACACTAGGACAACTGTTTTCAAGACTCTTTTTAAAAACAGCAGCAGATAGCAATAGGCatgacaaacaacacactgtttGTCTGTTAAAATATGACAAAAAGACAGACAGATCTTCCATGTATCTCGcgtgaaaaacaaacaacacaagtcACACAAAAATAAACGAAACTGTTACAGTACCACTCGaaactatttgtgcatttgcGGCGGTTCTTCCGAGGTCAAAATGCGGATTCGATCTCCAGTTTGACCGAGATAAAACCTCCTTTACGGAAAATGAGAGCCGAGGTTTCACCTAGgttttttccggttgatttacTCTGCAGTTGAGAGATAACGCGGTGAGGCTTTTGTTGGCGTTGTTTTCCACTACAAAAGGCAGGCTTAAGTTTTTGAAATTGTCACAACTGTGACATTATAAAACTGCGTGTTTGGAAATTGATAGGGTCGAAAAGTGAAGCCAACACACAGTTTCTCAAGTCGGGAGTTTTAAATCATTTCCTTCGTTTCAAGACAACTTTCTTCTTATAAGCGTTGTAATTAAGTAGTTTCTTTGTTTCGAGCGGAACAGTAGTTATTAAATTTGCTCTTACAGCTAAGCTAATCAAAGCCAAAGCTTAATTtctgagatgacgtcacaaacaaattttctttctttattacaTAGGTAGTCTActaattatgtttattataaCTAGATAATTTATGTTGTGAAGAGGAGTTTCTGCAGTGACGTCATCTTAAGAACGTGGCCAATATTGCACAAGGTCTGTCTTCATTTAAATGACGGCAACTGAAGTTTTCTACTTCTACAATGCATTGAAAAACGGGAAATATGCCTGCTGTATAATATTTTGGGTTATGTGCACAAAGTTGAAGATgatatttgttttttacttcttgatatCTTTTCTCTCAACGAGAAAAaggatattaaaaaaaagtaaGCAACGTCTACTTTGTGTTTTACTTTTGCATTACAAAGACATCAAGTCAACAGTCCCAGGATCTGTTCTTCCTTCAATGATTCCAAACTTCACTGGCCGACAGAGTGAATGCCAAGAGATCGTGGATTTCGCGAGTTCCGAACATACCCGAATCGTGACGATCTGGGGCTCACCCGGATTCGGAAAGACATCGGTTGCTATAGCGGTGGGGCACCAACTGCAGTCTCGACGCTTTCctgtttgtttcctttcattACGAGGACTTCAGACAAAGGCAGATCTGACATCAAAGCTTTTCAGCCTCGTAAGGCAAGCCATCCCGAGTCAGAGATCAGAATCTCAGCTTCTGTCCTTGGAAGATGAGCTAATTGAAACCCTCGGCGGCATTTCAGATTCCTGCGTATTTATTCTTGATAATGTAGATGATCTGCTAGAGAGTGGCTTTCCAAATGTAAAAGAAGACGTCCTGCATTTGTTTGAAGAAATTCTCACGCGAAATAAGAAGATAACTCTGGTGGTGACGACACGAGAATCATTTGAATTTATCAATTTAAATTTCCAAGGGCACAAATCAATAAGAATAAGGTCACTGGATGACACTTCATCTCGTACGTTAGTTCATGAATTGGTGCCAAATGCGACTCCCGATGACTGCGCACAAATTGCCCAAATATGCGGTTGTGTGCCTCTTGCAATGAGGTTAATGTGCTCTCTAGTTTGTGAAGATGATGTTCAACCAAGCCAGTGTTTGATTGAGTTCACTGAGTCCACAACAGAAAGTATCGTCGACATCTTAGACAATCCAGATTATCCAGCTAATCAGAGATTGCAGTTCTTATATGAAAAGTCTTTCCAGAGACTTTCCCCTGCagaaaaagaagcatttgtGTCTTTGTCTGTTTATCCGGGATGTTTCACCACGACTATCGCTGCAGCTGTATTGAATGTTAAGAATTGCAAGGCCatcaaaatgttgaaattacTTCAAAGAAAGTCCTTTCTCGATTCAAACTCCCAGTCTGGAACATTCATAATGCATAAGCTTCTTCAGTCATTTGCTAAAGAAACAGGAGATCAGCGAATGGAAGAAATAGTAGCAAATGCAAAGTGCCGTTTCCATGCGCATTACATTTCTCGTTTTGAGAAATTGAATGATGAGTTTCTAAATGGTCATTCCATGGATGCATTCATTGCATTCTATGAGGAAAGACAGATTTTTGTAAAAAGTCTAGTAGACGGTTGCACAGATCCCAGGATAGCCgagaatgtttttaaagttttgatAAAAGCAGAAATGTTTCTTGACACGTTGTTTTGGTGTTCTATTGAATCTGACAATTTTGACACTATCTACGATTCGGCCTTAAAGGCTGCCAATGCTCTGGGAAATACATATTACCAGAGGCGTTTACTAGCTTCTAAAGCATTTGGTGAAATTACCTGGGGAGCAGGAGGAAGTACAATGCAACTTCTCAAGAAGGCATATGAAATCCAGTCAAAATCTTGTTCAGTTTCTGATGATGAAAGGAGTAAATACTTGTGTTACTTTGGCATCTGTCAGCTTGTTAAGGGCGAGGTTGAGAGCGGGATACAGTGCCTGCAAGAGGCTCTTTCTTTAATGCGTGAAAGTGGAGAGCACAAAATTCTAAGGCTCGTTGTTAACCAAGTCATGGCGGTCTACTATCAGTTCTTAAACGACTCATCTACCTCGACTTACTACTATGAAGAAGCACGCAAAGAATGCAATTCCGCCGCAGACGAGCAACTGATTGTCATTCCACCTGTGAGACGCAAAGGAGAAACATCAAAAAGTGGCAAAGAGCTTCAAACAAATACTTTTGACTCGGGTAATTATTATTGGCCATTGCAATTCCTAGTTATATGTCACATCAGGAAAGCAGCTAAGAACTTCTTTGACACTGACACCCAGCAATTTGTGATTAACCCTGCCTTTCGAATGTTAAATGATTTCCAGATAAATTCCAAAACCCCTTTTTATTTGTCTCATTTTCGCTGTAATGTTATGGGTCTTCTGGAGTCAACATTCACAGAAGAGGGAATTTTTGGATCAGGTTTCGAAGAATCAGTCGCAAGTAACCACGCAACACTCGAGCATCGTTCTCAAGAATGCAATCACCCTCTTGCAAAGATCTACCAAGGAGTCGGTGAATTTCACCACAAGAAGAAGAACTACTCAAAGGCTCTTGATTTCAACACTCGCGCTCTTGATATCCTATTgagaacaaataaacaaaaagcaaatGCATTCTTAGCCCATAGCTACCATTCACtaggggtgacacagcattcgttacgtgattttacctctgctctgcagtcaaagaagcgggcattagatgtgcgaataaaattgctcggagaagatcatgcaagcacagctgagagttaccattcactcgggttgacacagcattcgttacgtgattttacctctgctctgcagtcaaagaagcgggcattagatgtgcgaataaaattgctcggagaagatcatgcaagcacagctgagagttaccattcactcggggtgacacagcattcgttacgtgattttacctctgctctgcagtcaaaggagcgggcattagatgtgcgaataaaaatgcttggagaagatcatgcaagcacagctgagagttaccattcactcgggttgacacagcattcgttaggtgattttacctctgctctgcattccttccagcgggcattagatgtgcgtaTAAAACTGTTCGGAAAAGATGATTCAAGCACGGCTGatagtttgtttttattctgGTTAACAGTAACCTGTGTTTGTCATGAATCTCTTTGCTGTTGAAAGACGTAACTTGTGGGAGTAAGAGGCCAAAAGAAAGGAGATAAATCACATAACCAAGGGAAGAAAGTCCCTATTTggcttttttttactttggaGAAGATTCCTCATCGGATTTAGGAATGCATTGATGATGAGTGGAGATCTCGCGGGTTGTGCTGGATAAATTCACCTCCGGTTGGCCTCCAATGACTGCAGCAAGCTTTGATATTCAGAGAAAAGGATTTGAAACACCAGTAGTGAAACGATCAGATCATGTAACACCTTTGTTCAAGACTCTTCATTGGCTCTCCGTTGAGAGGAGAATTCAATTCAAGATCCTCATAACTTATAAGAACCTGCGTGGACAGTCAGCAAACTATTTGATGCCTTTAATTGACGAGTACCATCCGTCTTGAGttttaaaggcctggccaaacgctcgcatcATTTCAaagcaacatcttgcaacattgttgcatgatgttgcgacatgtgttgaatggactggccagacgcacgcaacatatcgtaacagggtggccaaacgtacgcaacatgttgtgcccaacaatgttgcaagatgttgcgttgaactgttgcgagcgtttggccaggccttaagatTATCGtcacacaggggcacccaacgtcaaccgtcggaaaatatctgttcggaagacgatttgagatctagaattttcggaacatttgttttagaatttcttgcttgcctaaCTGTCCTAGGCTTTTCGaacttctaaaaaatggtataattgaccatttttaacggatttttatcGTAAAAAgttcacctagaattttcgggagcctttttttctggctggaatgttcgaaaaggtaagttttgatccctacaattttcggatcactaggggataaaaatatgcctatatctaccgttttaataccaaaatacgtttaacgatgctacttctaagtggttttgacctacattctcgttgggtgcctctgGTCACACTTACTACTCCATCCTAAAAAGATTAGAACTGACTTTTATGGTGGCAGAGCTTTTTCGTTCCCAGCACCAAAACTATGGAACTCTTTGCCTGAGAACATTAAAAAAGCGAAGACAgttaactgttttaaaacttaacTTAAGACGTATCTTTTTAGAGAGTCCTTTTTTTATCATTGATTAGATAGGGTATTTATTTAGCGATAAATGGTTGTAGGGTGCATTGAGCTGTGTAAATGCGCCATACAGGAAcgttttgtattattatttattattattaacagtcGATCATGCATTTTAATTCATACTGCATGTATTACAATGTGGTAAATTATACGATCCAAAGGTCGTGTCAGATAACATTCCTCAAACTCGTGCCACATTTTAAAGCGTTGTTTCGTGGCATGACTTCAAATATTGAATAagcatttttttcgttttgtcttgggaccattgttcCATaccaagtcccaagagaaacaattCGGGTGGAGAAACAAGGAGtgattatggtattttccgcttcggcCAATAGATTGTATTTTACTGACCTGTTCCTCGAGGATTtgtgattgattttttttttccacgccCGAGAGATCTTGAATAATTACATTCTCTCAGTCCTATTTAGTAATATTTGAATGTAAGCCATCACTCCTTGAAGCAAAATTGTATCAGTGAGCAGTTTAGAAACGACGACCTCTACGGCAGCGACaccgccacaaaacaataatataattaaatttgaatgaatgaatgaatgaatgacttTATTAATGCTCCCGAAGGGTTCTTCCGcaataatttacaaaaataagtaaatagcTATATCTAAAACGTATGTACAATAATATGAAATTGTgataaatataataaaatatgaTAGATTCATTTAAAACTGTATAAAAATGACTCTTAGCTTTAGATTTAAAACTGTGTAAGCTTTCACATTTAGTAATTTCGTCAGGGAGCGTGTTCCAGCATTTCACCGCTCGATATATAAAAGATCGCTCAATTTGCTAGTGTAAGCCCAAACAGTTGAACAAATTAAAATACAGCTTACTGAATACTAGAGATTTAATAACGTTCTCTAGACTAACCAGACAGGTAGACGTGATATTAGTGACATGTTCATTTTAGCTAAGAGTTGCATCtagttttactctgaaaccgctaataggtggttttcacgtgacgtcatcgccgccatgttggtgaacgaaaACAGAAGATCTCTcatcagcttcttttgttcgtccaccagcaattatacattgcagcattgttatctgtgtctctagagatcggttgcaaaccacctatacttaatttgttttttatgaCACTTCGCTCAGTTTGTGCGAAGTAAGCGAGATGGAAAGATAGTGAAAGACTGACAATAATGcaaaatttcatttgatttgacgTTTTGGTCGACGTCACCCTCGTGGATCTTAAGTTCCTGATTATGGTAACGAGCCCTCGGAATGCCACTTAGCGACCATTAAATATGATAAAAGTGTGCCACTTACGTAAGAGTGGAGCTGGTAGGAAAGGCCCTCAGGAAAGCAGAGATAGAGAAACGAATTTATCTTGGTGCTCTGATGCTGTCAGCGATAtctcttgtttacaaacattgacgtcacatttcttttgatattcaaatttgctaaccacggaacaaaagaagtcattgtctcaacagccaattagtttctggttggcatattaataacaatgggtgatgTCACGAGAAACATtgccatttcacgttgttgttttgcagggAACTGtgaagaaatgtactaaaacgTGAAACACACGCGCGAAGcgtgcaaagctgttgtttttactcgaaaaataatatttatgcaGCTTTTATGCTTTGCTGCTGTTGTGTCTTAAACAACCTAGAACCGACATTTTCATGACCCACGCCAGTGTGTGCAGCAAAGAAAGCATAAAGTGTGTTCCTTTCGGCGAATCCAAAACCGGATTTTTTATCCGAGATTTGTCACATATATCGCCGCCGATAGAAACGCGAAATCCGAAATTGGATCTGTGACCGTGGTAACCCTTCGTGAATGTGTTATATATGGCGTCCTCTCAAAATGATGTGTTTTATACTCTTTGACAAATAATGTGAGCATACCATGGAGATTTCTCTAATCGGTTATTCCAATAATGACGATGGAGGCCTAACGCAAAATGGTGGCAGAGTTTAAAATGGGAAAGACTGAGTGTGCTCCAGCTAGAAGTACCGCTGGCACAACCATGGAGCAgtaggagcagtcgtggctcagttggctagtgcgcggctttcggagcgagaggtccccggttcgatcctcggtgacttcaacgtctgtttcgactttcctctgatccgtatagctatagctttaaatccccttaaaacggagcactgacagagggaggggggtaaagggcgcaccgtcggcttccattgataccagcctcgtagctgaaggaactaccgacgttaaataaagttactttacctttaactGATCATCAATCCAtgaataggcaactttcacggtagcgtcatttgactacaactaccagaattcagtttgatTCTCTTTTCTCATTGAAGTTTTGTATTCCCAGCGgggaaaaaataagcaaaacctgaagga of the Montipora foliosa isolate CH-2021 chromosome 14, ASM3666993v2, whole genome shotgun sequence genome contains:
- the LOC137985607 gene encoding uncharacterized protein → MSLHPYRDEELNHFKCLSLVLNEFPKALRQTFKAMWDTTIGRRPGYQFWDDSTAVRNLFVSTEGGTTKVPTHQSYNEWDCTAFFQATIFAKSFSIHSKTLNDLYVKPRAVPYGSFHGSVLSPVGDNAETFALAIDQLRRLRNAVCHSSRLEMDKATFDQNIQYAKEAFKALGIPIASIDAIGSLNASDFPTTEVRKWEQQVREEKQAYIKKLEESLKESLTGNKEVAEGLRMQQEDISALGKEIHELRKKEEERCKEAEKTDIKSTVPGSVLPSMIPNFTGRQSECQEIVDFASSEHTRIVTIWGSPGFGKTSVAIAVGHQLQSRRFPVCFLSLRGLQTKADLTSKLFSLVRQAIPSQRSESQLLSLEDELIETLGGISDSCVFILDNVDDLLESGFPNVKEDVLHLFEEILTRNKKITLVVTTRESFEFINLNFQGHKSIRIRSLDDTSSRTLVHELVPNATPDDCAQIAQICGCVPLAMRLMCSLVCEDDVQPSQCLIEFTESTTESIVDILDNPDYPANQRLQFLYEKSFQRLSPAEKEAFVSLSVYPGCFTTTIAAAVLNVKNCKAIKMLKLLQRKSFLDSNSQSGTFIMHKLLQSFAKETGDQRMEEIVANAKCRFHAHYISRFEKLNDEFLNGHSMDAFIAFYEERQIFVKSLVDGCTDPRIAENVFKVLIKAEMFLDTLFWCSIESDNFDTIYDSALKAANALGNTYYQRRLLASKAFGEITWGAGGSTMQLLKKAYEIQSKSCSVSDDERSKYLCYFGICQLVKGEVESGIQCLQEALSLMRESGEHKILRLVVNQVMAVYYQFLNDSSTSTYYYEEARKECNSAADEQLIVIPPVRRKGETSKSGKELQTNTFDSGNYYWPLQFLVICHIRKAAKNFFDTDTQQFVINPAFRMLNDFQINSKTPFYLSHFRCNVMGLLESTFTEEGIFGSGFEESVASNHATLEHRSQECNHPLAKIYQGVGEFHHKKKNYSKALDFNTRALDILLRTNKQKANAFLAHSYHSLGVTQHSLRDFTSALQSKKRALDVRIKLLGEDHASTAESYHSLGLTQHSLRDFTSALQSKKRALDVRIKLLGEDHASTAESYHSLGVTQHSLRDFTSALQSKERALDVRIKMLGEDHASTAESYHSLGLTQHSLGDFTSALHSFQRALDVRIKLFGKDDSSTADSLFLFWLTVTCVCHESLCC